Within the Beduinella massiliensis genome, the region TCTATGGGAATTTAAACCGCTGGGAGGCCACGGAGCGCGATGAGCTTGAACGAATTCTACACGGAGATGGGCGCGGATTGGCGGCAGGTGCTTTGCCGTTTTCAAAGTGAACAGCAAATCCGGCGGTTTCTTTTTCAGCTTCGAGAGGATCAAAGCTTTGCGCACCTGTCCCGCGCCCTTTGCCTGCGGGATCGGGACGCGGCCTTTCACGCGGCGCATGCGCTGATGGGACTGTGCCGAAACCTGAGCCTGCTGCCTCTGGAGCGTTCCAGCGGCGCGCTTACGCGGGCGCTGCAGGACGGCGCCACCGAGCAGGAGGTTGCTTCCCTGTACAGTGCGGTTCAGGACGATCACGCGCGGATTCTCAAAGCCATCGAAGGGTTGAATTGACCGCATAAAACCGAGAAACGTTCGCCTTCTTTATTGATCCGCTTTCGTCCCGCGCATTTGAGCCCGTGATTCCCAAATGAGATAAAAAGGCGCCCCTTTCAGCGAACGGCAAACCGGCCGCTGTGAAAGGGGCGTCTTTTTGTATGTTAGAGGCCAAATTGTTCAAAGAGCCAGTCGATGCTCAGCTGCACCCAGCCCGCCACATGTGCGCTTTCTCTCCCTGTCGCGCGGTCCGCCGTCGCAAGGCCATGATCCCCGCGCTGATAGACGTGCAGCTCGACGGGTACCCTGGCCTGGTTCATCCGCGCCGCGAGCTGCAGCAGCCCGTCCACAGGCACGGTCTTATCTTCCTGCGTCGCCCATAGAAAGGCGGGCGGCATCCCTTCCGCCTGTGCCAAAACCGGCTGTTTGGGCATCGTCTGCACGAAGGCGGGCGCGCACCCCGCCCCCGTTACGGCCGGATAGCACAGCACCAGCGCGTTGGGCCGAAGCTGCGCCGGATCCCCGCTCATACCCGCTATGCCCATTCCGCCCCGCCGCGTCCCAGCCGCCAGCCACAGGGCGAGGTTCCCTCCCGCGCTGCTGCCCAAGACGGCAATCTGCCGCGGATGGATTCTCCACGCAGCTGCCGACGTGCGCAGCTGCCGCATGGCCTCCGCGATGTCCAGAAGGGTCTCTTCAAAGCGGGCATTCACGCTGTAGTGCAGTACAAATGTCTGGAAACCCGCCGCAGCGTATCGCAGCGCGACAGGTTCTCCCTCGCGCTCGGAAATGAATTGGTACGCACCGCCCGGAACCACCAGCATCGCCGGACGCTTCGTCCATCGGGTCATCTCTAGTTCCGTGCAGTTATCCTGCAGGTAAGCGTCCATCCATGCTCCGCGTCTGCCCGGAAGCTGTACCCTCAGAAGCCTCACGATCTTCACAATT harbors:
- a CDS encoding alpha/beta hydrolase fold domain-containing protein, which translates into the protein MDAYLQDNCTELEMTRWTKRPAMLVVPGGAYQFISEREGEPVALRYAAAGFQTFVLHYSVNARFEETLLDIAEAMRQLRTSAAAWRIHPRQIAVLGSSAGGNLALWLAAGTRRGGMGIAGMSGDPAQLRPNALVLCYPAVTGAGCAPAFVQTMPKQPVLAQAEGMPPAFLWATQEDKTVPVDGLLQLAARMNQARVPVELHVYQRGDHGLATADRATGRESAHVAGWVQLSIDWLFEQFGL
- a CDS encoding phosphorelay protein, which translates into the protein MSLNEFYTEMGADWRQVLCRFQSEQQIRRFLFQLREDQSFAHLSRALCLRDRDAAFHAAHALMGLCRNLSLLPLERSSGALTRALQDGATEQEVASLYSAVQDDHARILKAIEGLN